The Telopea speciosissima isolate NSW1024214 ecotype Mountain lineage chromosome 11, Tspe_v1, whole genome shotgun sequence genome includes the window GGTCCTAAGTTCACATAATAACTTTCACATTTCCTTCCTTTGGCGCCCCTTGCCAGActgaagaaagggaaaaagaaaaataagagagaaataTAAAATCATTGTAAATTTCATAGTTACCAAGGTGCTACCTAGACGGCAAGTCGCCGTATGTATGAGGCATCCAGACCCAAAATTTGAAGTAAAGAGACCTGGGTTAAGGCAAATATACCTGGGATATGGTGCTTGTGATGCACAATTCtagcaagaaaagaagaagaagaacctgttattttgggtttgtttCAGTTTTCTAGGTCCAATTGAACCTTTGGCTCAAGATTGGTTCAAGTTAAACTTAATTTCAACTTTTCAAGTCCCCTATGGGTTATATGAGTCATAGGCTTAGTATTTTGAGTCTTTCTATTGTAATGGGTCGATTTATAagccaaatattagggatttgaTGCCTATACGAAATTAGGTGtctatttctaatttttttttaaaagtttctagacagtttctattttgaaagaAACTTGGATTGTAAAGAACTCCTTAGCCTACTCTTGGGAGCTTCCCTATTATGTTGTTTTCTCAAACTTAAAAATAAAGGAGCAACCGAGCAACGGTGACACAGATCGTAGAAGAGGAAAAGGGATGGTTCCTTATTGAACCAATTTTACCCAAATCAGTCCAGATATGCAATTGGGATTCTTTGTAATTTGAATTATCTTTTTATGGGAGTTTTAGATAGAGTTAGGTTACTAAGAGATAGTTTTCCTACTTCAAGTTTCCCAGTTTGTgtagtttccttatttgagaTTGTTTCCTAATTGAGTACAACATCAACTagtcagccttatcccaactaaatgtggttggctaaatggatccttgcaaagacaataaataaaataatagtaaaaagaaaagagaacaacTTCAATAGAAACTCTGGAAAGTCCcacctaaatggggttggcAAAATGGATCGTtgtcctccaatcagctctatttgaaaccatacttgagacaaggcccaaactatgcatgtctttccttgctacttctcctagggccattttaggcctgcccctagctcttttagatccttcaatctgaatcaaatcactcctccatactagagcatcccaaggcctttgttgaacatgaccatgccacctcaaacgactctcttgtAGCTTCTCATGTATAAGGGCTACTCTCATCTCAgatctaatatggtcattccttactttatccttcctaatcTTGCCACAGATCCATCTTCCTCATCTCCGCCACACTTAGCTTATCTATGTGTCACTTCTTTACTACCCAACACTCTGCACGaaacatcatagccggtcgtatggccgtcctataaaattttcctttgagttttGAAAGAATACACCTATCACACAAAGCGCCGGTtgcatctctccacttcatccatcctattttaattctttgggaaatatcatcatctatatcaccttctgTTGAGAGTTGGGAGAAAACTGACTTGTATCTATTAGACACCagccacctttatttataataaagtgaTAGAAGGTACAAGTACATTAATGCCCCTAGggcaacaaaatagaaaccctgatgacataaatacccttataaccatattacaatactccccctcaagttggtgtatgaatatcacacatgcccaacttgcataaaataggatgaaaaactTACTACTAAGACCTTTAGTGAAAGATTTTGCTAACTGATCACCAATGTTCACAAAAGGTATACCATAAGTCCTTGCaccaatttctccttgatgaaatgcttgtcaatttctacatgttttgtCTGATCATGTTGAACtagattatgggcaatgctgatgGTAGATTTACTATCACAATACAATATCATTGGCATTGGAACATGAATACCCAAATCTTGGAGTAGACCCTGAatccaaagtaactcacaaatctaatttaccaaaaaaaaaaaaactcacaaaTCCCATGTGCCATGGCCCTGAATTAAGCTTCAGCACCTGATCTTGCAACCACTACCTGTTTCTTGCTCCGCCAGGTAACAAGGTTGCCACCAGCAAAAGTACAATACCCTGATGTGGAGTGCCGATCATCTGGTgatccaacccaatcagcatcagtaaatGCCTCTACACGCATGTGACTATGAAGCGAAAATAGGATACCCTTTAGAGCTGATTTCAAGTATAGTAAAATACGATATTCTActtccatatgagaggaatagggattgTGCATATACTGACTAACTAAACTGACTACATATGCAATATCTGGGCGCATATGGGAGAGATAAATGAGATGAGCAATCAACCTTTGATATCTGCCCCTATTAACTAGTTCACCATCCTTGTTCTTGAGATGAGCATTGGCCTCAAGAGGAGTATCAACAGGCTTGCACCCCAACATTCCGGTTTCTGAAAGAAGGTCTAGAGTGTATTTTTGTTGAAAGAGAAATACCCCCCGGTAGATCGAGCCACTTCAATGCCCAAAATATATCTTAGCCTGCccagatccttgatctcaaactcctTGCCCAGGTATGCTTTCAGTCTAGCTATTTCAGTTGGATCACTCCCTGTGACCACAATGTCGTCGACATATACAATAAGAATAGTGATGTGATCacctacacgtctaataaatagagtgtgatcagcattgctttgtttgTATTCCACAGACACATAGCTCCatgaaaccgaccaaaccagGCTCCGGGAGAATGCTTCAGCCTATGCGCACGTTTCAGCTTGCAGACCTTCCCTTGAGTTGCTTTACTAGAGTAACCAGGAGGAatctccatatatacctctccCTCAAgctcaccatggaggaaggcattcttaacGTCCAGTTGCTGTAGCTCCCATCCTAGGTTAACTGCACAAGAGATGATGATTCTGATGGTGTTcgtcatagttatcaaggtggtaAGGCGAcatggcgttggagagggtctaaaatcaaggcggcaaggcgtcAGCCTAGGCGCCCATGgcaaccaaggagcctggaaGGCGActccttgataactatggtgtTAATTTTTGCAACTGGGGCTAAGGTCTCCTAGTAGTCGATCCCGTAACTTTGGGTAAATTCCTTGGGCACCTACCTAGCTTTGTATCTATATACAATGCCATTGGCCTTTTGTTTGACTGTAAATACCCATTTGTACCCAATTGGTCTCTTATGGGGTAGAAGAGTTGCTAAATCTCACGTGTCATTTTTTTCAAGAGCCCTCATTTCTTCGTTCATTGCCTCCTTCCATTTAGAATTTGATAAAGCTTCCTACCAGTTCTGAGGGATAGAAACAAAGgacaaagaagacaaaaaaaataagataggAAGTAGAAAAGAATTTATGACACAACATGGGagatgggatgctgagtgcaagttctaCGTCCCTTGCGAGTAGCAATGGGTGACTCTGAAGTAGGGTCAAGAGAAGGAATACTATCACTTGGAGGAAGAAATTACCTGACTGAGTGTTGGATCCTGGATCAGGAGTAGACGATTGGCCAGGCatagtggcagtggtggtgtCAACTTGCATAGATGGAGCAGTGGTATCATCATTACCATCACCTTGTCGCCTATACCAAGATCGAGAAAATATTTGGAGAGGTTTTGGCTACCCTCTGAACCGAAGAATTGGTTTCAATTGTATCTGTAATACAAAAGTTGACcttgaaccagggaaaccagcgggagatcgattgcagccagtatcaacacaaaaaggaagaacagaTTGAATATAACTGAaactttaactttttttttttttttttttttttttcttcctgtttaacatattaaagaagaaacataaaaggataagaataagaataaagggatatagaaggggggatAGGATCAGCTCTCTCAGCCCATTATCCTCTCACCCGCGGTCTCTCACCATTGTCGCGTCTCACAGCTTCAACATAACTCTgtctcttcaatctctgtctTTCTCTGCTCAGCCTCAtgctcttatttataataacccaattacaaagcaacccaGTCCCAATGtaattaagaaactaaataaatctagaaaaggaaactactaattcaTAAAACCCACAAAATAGAAACGTAAGtctaccttctaattctgaaattagaaactaatcaAATTAGATGATTGAAAAGAATCTCAGAAATCCTATTTTAAGCCAGCTGTCCAGGTGGGCCAcagcactgttcacgtgaacagtaacaaGCGGTCCTGTTTgcgtgaacagtaacttctGAATTTTTTCCCCCTCTGCACTGTTCTTCTTCGTGCTTCAATCTACATCAGATGGATAATCCCATGGCCAGCAAGATAGGACTGAAACACACCATCGACATACTCCTTCCGATTATCAGTTTGGAGGATCTTTACCCTGAAATCATATTATGTCTGAACCAAATGATGGAATAGTTGAAAACAGTGAAAAACCTCACTCGTGTGTCTCATCAATTATATCCTAGTAATGCCTAGTATAACAGTCGATAAATTTAACAAACCATCGATACCAGTAATAGAAACACAAcaggcagggccccacacatcagagtgaATCAAAGCAAACGAAACTAAACTTCTATTAGCTGAAGTAGGCTAAACACTCCTAGTTTGCTTGGCAAAGACACAGGCATCACAAGATAAATTGTTTGAATTACACTGTTtaaataaaacaggaaaaacTCTAGCTAATGTTCCCAGTAGAGGATGTCCCAAACGCTTTTGGCACTGGTATATCTCAGACAATGCAGAAGTGGAATCAATGTGATATGCTTTAGGAGACTTTAGAAGAGGAGCCACTGTTAAGCAGGTAGAGACCACCACTCATTTTAACATTGCCAATCATTGCCCCCGTCACCaattcctgaaaaacacagtatgGAGGGAAAAATGTTACATTGCACTTTAGATCCCTAGTAATGCTACTAATAGATAAGAGGTTAGTAGAAAAGTTGGGAACATGCAAAACCGTTGAAAGAGACAACATGAGGGAACACTGAATAGTGTGTGCCCTTTCCTGAAATAGAGGAGAGGAACCATCATCAACCCTAACTTTATCTTTACCTGAAGATGAGGAATACTGGGAAAAATGAGTGGaagaaccagtcatgtgatctgttgcccctgagtcaattatCCAAGGGATGGAGGCAACAGAAGCACAATCATAGCAGAATGAGGGTCTATGGGAAGTGGGAACTGGCATAGAAGCAACTGTGGCAGCAGAGGATGAGGGCTCTAACTTGATCATCAGACGACGTAGCACTAATAACTCATCCTGTGATAAAGAACCACCAATAGAGGTAGAAGCATCAGACGACTCGGTGTGATTGGCATGGGACTGATTAGGCTTACCACAACCTCACCCACGAGGATTGTTGGGtctcccatgaagtttccagcaaaACTCCTTAGAGTGACGCTACTTCCCACAGTATTCGCCCTTCACCGGTTCCTTATCAGTGTTAGAACGGTCACCAGAACATGTAGAGCTGCCATGGGGCTGAGTACCAGAACCAGAGTAAAGAGTAGATCTCCTGAGTGATGGGGTGTAACATGGCAGAACAACGGCTATCTTCTGACTGAACCATCGAATAAGCTTGTTCTAGAGATGGTAATGGATCACGACTAAGGACATGGACACGTATTTGATCAAACTCCACATTTAAACCAGTCAAGAAATCATAGACGCGGAGCTTGTCACACTTCTTGAAAGCAGTAGCATCAGTAGAACAGACAGCTTGAAAGTCACCATAAAAGTCTAGTTTTGCCACATACCTCTCAATTCAGAGTAATATTGATAAAGGGACAACTCCTTTTGCTTTGTCTCATGGATCTTCTTTCTCAATTCAAAAACTTGGGCATCATTCCCCACCTGGGAAGTGCGAATACTGAAGGAAAATCACTGTTTTGGGGTtagttttgtaaacccaaacccaatatttttttttgttaactgAAACAGTAAGTGGGTAGTTTTGTAAAGGGAAACCTGATTTTGTGtacttttgtaattttcccaaaaaactGTGTATGAAGTTTTCATCTTTTTGGAAGTTAGTTcacagaaaaaaataattcaaaatgcCTCCCCCTCTAGCTCCTCCCCCCCCAccctcctaagaaaaaaaaaaaaccctatgcTTGTATCAATCATCATGATATCTTTTTCTGACTTAAAATTGCTGAGAGTTGCTTTCTTATAGTATGAGTACTTGGGACTGAATTGAAGTTGCTTGTTTTGAGATCTTGAAATTCATTGGTGATATCCTCCACTGAAATAGTCTTCTTGTAAATCCATGGGGCACGTTTGATCTGTAAATAGTTCCACAAATTTTCAGATAATTTGATGGCAGTCTTTTAAGATCCCTCATATAGCACAAGGTTGAAGGTTTTTTGaagttctaatttttttaaccaGGGCTTACTTTCTTCAATATTCTTGTGTTACTCAGGAAATTTGTCCTCTAATAAAGAACATACTTCTGCTGGATTCGGAAGGAAAGCATGTAGCTGTCAAATACTATTCAGATGATTGGCCGACAAACAGTGCAAAGTTAGCTTTCGAGAAATCTGTCTTCACTAAAACTTCAAAGACAAATGCTCGAACAGAAGGTGATCTGTATAATTCCCTTTTTTCTTCcaactctttctttttccttttttcaaaaaattctaCAGAACATAACATTCTTAAAGATCTTTTCCCAGTGTTTTGGTTTTCCTGGCTGTctaaaatcacattttaatcACTAGCTGTCTGCCTTTTCCCAAACATCTTTAGGAATGGAATTAAGTGGAGGAATCACTAGTCAATGAAACAGAAGGTGAATGCCCCTTGGTTGTTGTGGAAAGGACTTGGTTACACGTAATAATAGAAGCTACGTAGGAATGAAGTGTGAACATGACTTTCATTTCTCTAGTAAAGAAGACATAAGAAATTTAAATCTGATCAACTTTGTGGGTTGCTACTTTACCCCctccaccaaaaaataaataaataaaaaactgtGTATTGTGTACCCCCAATCCATCATAATGGGCTCCTCGTCTGCAATCTAAATGCAGTCAACAGTTGCAGTGTTATGGACCATACAAAGCGATGGATTCCTCTCATTCTTTCCCCTGCCACATTTAGCATTACTAGCCACAAAtcatcactttgtggaatctgaGATCGTTGGCAACTTTAAGGCTGCACAAAATCAGACCAataagattttgtttttttgaaaattagaaTCACTGTTTTTTAAATTTGCAGCAATCTTATCAATGCAACCTATCTAGCTGTGTATGACCATCACTGTGTCATTGCCTCCGGTTTAGGTTTGTGATTTGTTGTTGCCAACTGCTGATTCATAATTACAGCGGAGATCACCATGATTGATAACTACATCATTGTATACAAGTGTACCGAAGATCTTTACTTCTATGTTACTGGGGGTGATGATGAGAATGAGCTCATTTTGGCATCAGTTCTTCAGGGATTCTTTGATGCAGTTGCCCTTCTTCTGAGGTCTGTTGTGACCTTTGTGGCCTCTTCTTTTATCACTTTGAATATGTGTGGTCTCTTAGTTTGCATTcgttgattttatttttacttgtGCATGCCTTTAATGCAGGGATAATGTCTCCAAAATTGCAGCACTTGAAAGTTTAGATCTCATCTTTTGCTGTATCGATGAGATTGTTGATAGGGGGTAAGGCTTTAATTTATTGATTTTGCCAATGTAATCCTTTAAATTGCGAGGTTTTCTTTATATATCGTTATTCTTTATCTTGTTGTCTAGTAGCCCTGtagaagaagacttctttgccAAATATAACCATTTGGatcaaaagtgaaaatttatgtACTCTTTTTTGAACAATGATTTTCTGAACAGCCCACTGAAGAACGGCTTCCTTATGGCCCAAATAGGTACTATCATACTGCTTAGTCATTTGACTGATTAGTTGTTTTTGCAGGATTATTCTTGAAACTGAAGCAAGCGTCATAGCAGGAAAAGTTGCATCCAATGGTCTGGAAAGTGCGTCATCATTGACTGAGCAGGTCCTGCAATTGTCTTTTGTATAATTAAGGAAGGAAAAGGTTATGATTGCCCCACTTTAGTTCTAACACAATGCAAAATATACCTTTGATGTGTTCTGCAGACTATAACTCAAGCACTAGCTACAGCGCGGGAACATCTTGCAAGATCTCTGCTCAAATGATGGTGCTtctcaagagagagaaaaatgattGTATACCTTTTATAAAATGTTTACATTACTCAATTTCTTGAATGTGGAAAACGTAAAGGACTGTAAAAGGCTGCTTTCTTACTGTGTACACCCATGTAACAAAGATGAGTTAAAGTTGGGATGCTGTGGAACGTTTGGTTATAGTTCAATTGTTGAAGTTTCAACAATCTTACTCTGAACTCTCCATTTATctgtttttaaaattatttttgggTGCTCACCTACATGTATCTACAGGTCTGAGATGTGGCAATGGTCGATTGATCTGCGCACTGTTTTATGGATTTGGCATGGCAAATATGCCGAGGGTTTGCTAAATGCTAAATTCCTGTGGTAGGTTTTGTTGTTAGAAATGATCAGAAATGCACGCCCGCCAATGACACAGGCTATCAAGATACATTTTAGAGGTGCCACGCCGTATTCTCTCTTGCAGGTTGGTTAACAACTGGTTGCTGCCTTTGTTCTGGTAAGCTAGAGACAactatggaatgatttgaagaACAGAATACCGAGTATTGCTCTAGGATGAAGTGTGGTTGTGTTTGTAGTGTGTGGTACTGGCTATGTTTCCTGGTTTATTGTATTTGTTTGTTGTATCTCATTATTGTTGATGAAATGCTATTTGAAATATTTCctaccaaagaagaaagaaaaaaggagagaaaccAGTTTTGCTGGTTTAAAATGCCAAAGGTGGCTTTGATCTTCTAAACTCTAAAGATACATAGAAGGGTTGATTGTAAAGatcaaacccaacccaaacagcAGCTAATTTAGTTTCAGGGTTTTTATCACTGCAGTGAGGAAGCCCTCATTATAAGAGATGGGTTATAGAGTGTCGTGCACTTGGTTTTAGGTATGGATATGGAATTGGCCAACTCCAATACGGATACTGGATCGGTGAATGGTATGAACTGTATCATTGTCAAAATACAATCAAATATCGATATCTTTGAGGGAAATACGGTTTTATATTACCGACCTGATAGCTATACCAATCGCAATTCTGCTGATacccgatacctaaaaccaagGTCGTGCACCCAACTCAACAGATAAATGTATTTGTTTGGTATTGTAGGAACatgcatggtttaaagtatcataCTGTCTCGTCTTGGACGATATGTATTGGTATCACAGGGCATCGATACGACACAATGATatacttctcttttttctttggaaaaAATGGTTTCAATCAGTATCACATTGTATTGACCGATACAGGGTGATTCAATACGATTGATATGTATCAATATTCTCGATATGATTGATTTAGGggttgaaaagaaaatttaaagtattggtacatatcgtattgtatcggccAATACGGTGCGATACATTGTGATATGGACATTAAGAGGTAAATGTGACTTCTGAATCGTGATTTCAAAAACCAGAACGCAtcaacaatttcaattttgtgacatcttctttcaaatttcatgCTTTGATTCCTTGCTTAAACGAATCAaatcaagaaaacaaaatgCACTTTGGTTGAATCAAGGGAACAAAGTGCAATAatgcttatttatattattataatttttcgTTCCAAAGTGTATTTTTATGTGCATCTTGACCATTTTCTTACGCATCTGTAATGTGCGATACATATCTCCAATATGACACATCTCTTAAAATTACCCCACCAATACAATACGctataccgatactttaaaccttgggaaCATCAGACCAAACTAATGCCAAATGTGTCTCAAAGTCAAGTAAGAGCAATATTTTATGGCTGTGCCTTCATAGaaaatggatcatctgcacataCATGTTGGTGAACGTACATCTGAGTGGTAACCAGATgcccttttgttttcataaatatccCTCCTCCctttgtaaatggcaaaaataggataCTGCACCAAGGAAACTCGCCTTCATAGCACTAACTAAACTAGAGCGGGGTTATGCAACACTGAGTGTGTAGGAGGATCCGACTCATCTACTTCCAAAGCTGGCTGTACTTCCGTGCGCCCCACATACAAGGCGGCGGaaagtagggctgtaaatgggtaaccaaaaatccgaattcgatccgcatccgtatccgtttaggggcatccgtattcgtttagagatatccggaaaaaaatccaaatactccgatagaaatccgaatccgaatacttaattatagaaaattaagtaaataacgatctttggggtttttgaagattcaataggttctagaatatgaggaaaagataaTCATgctctaaaactatggattgagagtgaattgtatctacTAGGGGGAGGATGGTTCGAGTTACACAACGCAGAGGTGTAAAAGGACGgccaaaaatccgaattcgatctgcatccgaatccatttagaggtatctgttttcgaccaggaaatatccgaatccgattacatctgattcgtatccgagctgaatccgatccgtttacaggcctagcGAAAAGTACCACCTtgcccctgcccgagcaccctGCCTAAGCGGGGGCAAGGCGGTATTTTTCGCACGCCTTGTATGTGGGGCGCACGGAAGTACAACCCGCTTTGGAAGTAGAGAAGTCTCTTCTCTGTGTAGGAACTAGGAAGCCATGCCACTCCATAACCTATTTTTGCCACGTGTGACTGAAAAATAGACGACGGTGTGGAATGGCGCTCTACACTGTCGGTGGGTACGAAAGTCGACGGAAGCTTCCGAAGTTATTTTTCTTGTCTGCTACCCTCTCATTCGCTTATTATTAGATTCGCTGTGGAGACTAGAGAGAAGCAATGCTCAGAGACTGAGACTGATACTCCataggtgagagagagagaagaagaagaataataagatCCTGAGCAGCTGCTCCTGATCCTTACTTGAATAAAAGGTACGTGCATTCGCTTTTTGATTAGAACTGTAGTTTAATAtctttgttggaagcttcagaTCTTCGATTGCTGCAGTTCCTCTGAATCTTTTTTGATTCTTCAAGTTTTTCAGCTCGAGACAATGTTGAATCGCTCGTTACTTTCGAGATCCGGAAGTTTCCGGCCGGAAAAATTAGGTCAAGAAGCTCTTGCTCTGATCGGTAACCTCTGTTTCACTATCTTTGTACTTGTAGTTTTAATCTTCACTCTCATTGCTGCAACCTACCAACCTGAAGACCCTCTGTTCCATCAATCTACCAAAATCACAAACTTCCTCACCTCAACTTCAAATGCTACCTTCAATTCCGATGACACCGTCGTCAAGACTGGTGAGGACTTCGTAGCTTCTAACCAAACTGTATTCGATACTTTCATTAACATCACCGATGTTCCTGCTGTCACCGTTGAAGAACTCCCTATTTGTCAGGGAGATGTCGATAAACCCATTGACTGTACAGATAGGGATGTCTTTAATTTGTTGATGAAAACAGCTATAGAGCATTTTAAGGATATTCACTTCTACCGGTTTGGGAAACCTGTGCGTGGATCAAATGGAAGCACCTGTGATATGGCTTGGAGGTTTAGGCCCAACAAAGGAAAAATCGCAGCGTTCTATAAAGACTACCGTAGGTTCTTGATTTCTAAGTCTGGGAACTGCAATTATACTGTGCTTGGGATTGGGGACTACCACTCCGGTATGAAtgcaaggaaaaggaagaagaaccagaaaCCCGGGTTTGAGAAGTTACCAAAAGGCCAAAAACTTGCAGAGGATCCTGCTGCTCTGCCTCTGGTTGGAGAAGTTGTTAATGATACTCTTCCTGTTGTTGAATCTGAGAGTTCGTTTAGTCATGGCAAGTACTTGATTTACTCTGGTGGTGGAGACAGATGCAAGAGCATGAACCATTACCTCTGGAGCTTCTTATGTGCTTTGGGTGAAGCTCAGTATTTGAATCGCACATTGGTTATGGATTTGACGATCTGTTTAAATTCGATGCACACTTCATCTCACCAGGATGAGGAGGGGAAGGATTTCAGGttttactttgattttgagcaTTTGAAGGAGTCGGCATCTGTACTGGACCAGGGCCAGTTCTGGTCAGATTGGGAGAAATGGCAGATTAAAGATCGTTTGCCACTGTTCCTTGTCGATGATTTTAAGGTAACACCGATGAACCTTGCCCAGGTAAGGGATACTCTGATAATGAGGAAATTTGGATCCGTAGAGCCAGATAATTATTGGTATAGAGTGTGCGAAGGAGAGACTGAATCTGTCATCCAACGACCATGGCATCTCATCTGGAAATCTAGACGCTTGCTGGACATAGTATCTGGCATAGCCTCAAGGTTGAATTGGGATTTTGACTCTGTCCATGTTGTGAGAGGTGAGAAGGCAAAGAATAAGGAACTCTGGCCTAATCTAGGAACTGATACTTCACCTGAAGCACTTGTTTCATCTCTACAGGACAAGATTGAAGCTGGGAGGAATGTGTATATTGCCACCAATGAACCTGATACTTCTTTCTTCAACCCTCTGAAGGACAAGTATTCTACTCATTTCCTTGATGAATATAAGGATCTCTGGGATGAGAACAGTGAGTGGTATGCGGAGACCACAAAACTTAACAATGGAGTTCCAGTAGAATGTGATGGTTACATGAGAGCATCAGTTGATACTGAGGTTTTCTTGAGGGGCAAAAAGCAGATCGAAACTTTCAACGATCTTACAAGTGACTGCAAAGATGGGATCAATACCTGCCGTGCATCTACATGATCAATATGCATGCTGCATAAAAGCTTAAACTGATATTTTGAAGTTCTCACTTGATTCATTTGGTGTATCCGCATGTAACGTACCAACAAGTGGTGTTGCTGTTCGTGAAAAGCTGAGGTCATTCTTATTAATCGTGTACTCTGTAGGAAAGAATTATCTGTGTTTCATGACTTAAGATTGAGAATTCTGTTTAGGTTTGATTACTTAGTGAAATGTTGtactcatgttttttttttaatgtaatttcaGTTCAGGGGCATGAGGGTACATTGTCTATTTTGAGATTAGATCATTAATGCTCTTGTTGTATCACCATGTCATACTTCTAGCTCCTT containing:
- the LOC122646360 gene encoding coatomer subunit zeta-2-like; translated protein: MEICPLIKNILLLDSEGKHVAVKYYSDDWPTNSAKLAFEKSVFTKTSKTNARTEAEITMIDNYIIVYKCTEDLYFYVTGGDDENELILASVLQGFFDAVALLLRDNVSKIAALESLDLIFCCIDEIVDRGIILETEASVIAGKVASNGLESASSLTEQTITQALATAREHLARSLLK
- the LOC122646358 gene encoding uncharacterized protein LOC122646358, with product MLNRSLLSRSGSFRPEKLGQEALALIGNLCFTIFVLVVLIFTLIAATYQPEDPLFHQSTKITNFLTSTSNATFNSDDTVVKTGEDFVASNQTVFDTFINITDVPAVTVEELPICQGDVDKPIDCTDRDVFNLLMKTAIEHFKDIHFYRFGKPVRGSNGSTCDMAWRFRPNKGKIAAFYKDYRRFLISKSGNCNYTVLGIGDYHSGMNARKRKKNQKPGFEKLPKGQKLAEDPAALPLVGEVVNDTLPVVESESSFSHGKYLIYSGGGDRCKSMNHYLWSFLCALGEAQYLNRTLVMDLTICLNSMHTSSHQDEEGKDFRFYFDFEHLKESASVLDQGQFWSDWEKWQIKDRLPLFLVDDFKVTPMNLAQVRDTLIMRKFGSVEPDNYWYRVCEGETESVIQRPWHLIWKSRRLLDIVSGIASRLNWDFDSVHVVRGEKAKNKELWPNLGTDTSPEALVSSLQDKIEAGRNVYIATNEPDTSFFNPLKDKYSTHFLDEYKDLWDENSEWYAETTKLNNGVPVECDGYMRASVDTEVFLRGKKQIETFNDLTSDCKDGINTCRAST